From a single Lolium rigidum isolate FL_2022 chromosome 7, APGP_CSIRO_Lrig_0.1, whole genome shotgun sequence genomic region:
- the LOC124674575 gene encoding LRR receptor-like serine/threonine-protein kinase FLS2, protein MWALGLEFNNLTGEIPSCIGDLSNLEIFQTYVNNLHGELPPSFAKLTKLKTLDLSANNLSGPLPPEIGEFSHLWIVQLFQNSFSGEIPPGLGRCKNLTLLNIYSNRFTGAIPRELGELENLKALRLYDNELSSAIPSSLGRCKSLVTLQLSRNKLTGSIPPELGELRSLQSLSLHANRLTGTIP, encoded by the coding sequence ATGTGGGCGCTCGGCCTCGAGTTCAACAACCTCACCGGCGAAATCCCCTCCTGCATCGGCGACCTCTCCAACCTCGAGATATTCCAGACGTACGTGAACAATCTCCACGGCGAGCTGCCGCCGTCGTTCGCGAAGCTCACGAAACTCAAGACACTGGACCTCAGCGCCAATAACTTGTCCGGCCCGCTTCCGCCGGAGATTGGCGAATTCTCGCACCTCTGGATCGTCCAGCTGTTCCAGAACAGCTTCTCCGGCGAAATACCGCCGGGGCTCGGCCGGTGCAAGAACCTGACGCTGCTCAACATATACAGCAACAGGTTCACCGGCGCGATCCCTCGCGAGCTCGGCGAGCTGGAGAACCTGAAGGCGCTGCGTCTGTACGACAACGAGCTATCATCGGCGATCCCGAGCTCACTCGGGCGGTGCAAGTCTCTGGTGACGCTCCAGCTCTCGCGAAACAAATTGACCGGATCGATCCCGCCGGAGCTCGGTGAGCTCCGATCGCTCCAGTCACTGTCGCTCCATGCCAACCGGCTCACCGGAACGATTCCATAA